Proteins found in one Kluyveromyces marxianus DMKU3-1042 DNA, complete genome, chromosome 2 genomic segment:
- the STP22 gene encoding ubiquitin-binding ESCRT-I subunit protein STP22, producing the protein MNNVPVPQQVLDWLFKVLQPTYKDPKSTFHDVVQVLAHFKLRPRTRVFTFPDGSSALLLSLYGTLQGVPIVIWVPKTYPETIPYVYLDIDSIPIHQKLSVNQYMDSNGKFYLPIFSEWKGTPGTMLKLTQQLLEIWKTAYPLVNNIINASNVPPIPAKVPEPSNPTVTKLVDNNLENREEETRKPEIPAKPISLQPISTNFKSHEQNIPPKVPIRPFQSTVEYSAPNSPSPPKIPPRDYESTNPAITSPTGKTPHALSHKALSPPISQKEETSFTFTLPPDLIDDFIDVNPNSSHNELLDALHGLIEKLTIQDSKELHTNIRRHEQHIKAVLDKYSSHLGFERNVLLQLRQTLQDNTEIVTEEIKQLDMEIKKAQLLENELDPALIAIPETPAFVQLYNLVAKDHALHDAIEVVSQLFHRKKISITMMVRKTRELSSEQFKTRYLISRITALLD; encoded by the coding sequence ATGAATAACGTTCCAGTTCCACAACAAGTTCTTGATTGGCTTTTTAAGGTTTTACAACCGACCTACAAAGATCCTAAATCTACTTTCCATGACGTTGTTCAAGTGTTAGCACATTTTAAATTAAGACCGAGGACACGAGTTTTTACATTCCCAGATGGGTCATCCGCTCTATTATTATCACTATATGGGACACTTCAAGGCGTCCCAATTGTTATTTGGGTTCCTAAGACATATCCAGAGACCATACCGTACGTTTACTTAGACATAGATTCAATCCCAATCCATCAGAAATTGAGTGTTAATCAATATATGGATTCTAATGGTAAGTTTTATTTACCAATTTTCTCAGAATGGAAAGGGACACCTGGTACCATGCTGAAACTAACACAGCAGTTGCTGGAAATATGGAAAACGGCATATCCTCTAGTCAATAACATTATTAACGCATCAAACGTACCCCCAATTCCAGCAAAGGTCCCTGAACCGAGCAACCCAACTGTTACAAAATTAGTAGATAACAACCTAGAAaacagagaagaagaaactcGTAAACCAGAGATACCCGCCAAACCAATATCTTTACAACCAATTAGTACCAACTTTAAATCACACGAACAAAATATTCCACCAAAAGTTCCGATTCGGCCTTTTCAATCAACTGTGGAATATAGTGCACCTAACTCACCTTCCCCACCTAAGATACCGCCCAGAGATTATGAATCTACAAACCCTGCTATAACCTCTCCTACTGGAAAAACACCTCATGCATTGAGCCATAAAGCACTTTCACCACCAATATCgcagaaagaagaaacttCTTTCACTTTTACCCTTCCTCCAGACTTGATAGATGATTTTATAGATGTCAATCCAAACTCTTCGCACAATGAATTACTGGATGCTTTGCATGGATTAATTGAAAAACTTACAATTCAGGACTCTAAAGAACTTCATACGAATATCAGAAGACATGAACAACATATCAAAGCAGTGCTTGATAAATACTCTTCACATTTAGGGTTTGAAAGGAATGTTTTGTTACAATTAAGACAAACACTACAAGATAACACCGAAATTGTTACGGAGGAGATTAAACAACTAGATATGGAAATAAAGAAGGCACAACTTCTAGAAAATGAACTTGATCCTGCTCTAATAGCTATCCCTGAAACACCAGCGTTTGTCCAATTGTATAACTTGGTTGCCAAAGATCATGCACTACATGATGCGATCGAGGTTGTTTCCCAACTATTccacagaaagaaaattagCATTACTATGATGGTAAGAAAGACGAGGGAGCTATCATCGGAGCAGTTCAAAACTAGATACTTAATATCTAGGATTACTGCATTATTAGACTAA